GCGCCGCAGCATGCTCGGATTTGCGCAGGTCTGCCAGCAGCCCGGCGTGCACCCGCGGGTGCAAGGTCTTGACCCGGCCGTCGAGCACCTCCGGGAAGCCGGTCAGCTGCTCCACCGGCGTCACCGGAATACCTTTGGCGGCAATCGTTTTCGCAGTGGATCCGGTGGAGACGATGTCCACGCCGGCGGCATGCAGGCCGGCCGCCAGATCGACCAGGCCGGTCTTGTCGTAGACGCTGATCAACGCCCGACGAATCGTTCGCTTGCCGTCGGTCATCCTATGGTCGCCTTTCGTCCGGTCCAGGTCACGCCGCCGGTCGCCAATGCGGCCAGCACGTCCACCAGGAGCTTGCGCTCCACTGTCTTGATGCGTTCATGCAGGGTGCCTTCGTCGTCGTCGTCGAGGACGGCGACCGGTTCCTGGGCCAGCACCGGACCGGTGTCGGTACCGGCGTCCACCAGATGCACGGTGCAGCCGGTGACCTTCACCCCGTAGGCCAGGGCCTCGGGTACCGCATGCGCGCCCGGGAAGGCGGGCAGCAGCGCCGGGTGGGTGTTGACGGTGCGTCCCAGAAACCGGGTGAGAAACTCCGATCCCAGAATTTTCATGA
This is a stretch of genomic DNA from Mycolicibacter terrae. It encodes these proteins:
- the purN gene encoding phosphoribosylglycinamide formyltransferase, yielding MQPIHVAPSIPARVVVLASGTGSLLESLLAAAVGDYPARVVAVGTDRDCRAVQIAESAGLPVFTVRMADYSDRAAWDRALAEATEAHAPDLVVSAGFMKILGSEFLTRFLGRTVNTHPALLPAFPGAHAVPEALAYGVKVTGCTVHLVDAGTDTGPVLAQEPVAVLDDDDEGTLHERIKTVERKLLVDVLAALATGGVTWTGRKATIG